The Sphingobium sp. JS3065 genome includes a region encoding these proteins:
- a CDS encoding translocation/assembly module TamB domain-containing protein codes for MAPDSPAAPPRRRRAWDSRWQRWVAGIIATLLLIVAGALAWLDTTSGHRFLVARIARISPPSGLRIHVDRIEGSIYRKAILHGLTLSDPKGAFLDASRVELDWWPFAWAYNRLDIDRLVIPQATLHKLPKLNPSERQGPILPGFDIRLMQFSVGRLIIDRGVTGKVQQATLSGDADIRGGRAIIDLSARVLNGEDALNIALDSRPDDDRFDLDVTVNAPKGGVLAVMAGLRQDANLRIHGRGSWTRWDGRLAGTLDSEPAIDLKLAARSGNYAATGTIEGSAIAGQGLFQRLSAPRLTIQASGSMTDRVIDGKLSLRSTAIDLSADGGIDLRNNALDNLLVDVKLARPQALLKSMNGRDIAARIRLDGPLGAFGYEYLLTAKQLAFGKTVIHDVRADGKGRKARGGPALIPVHLRARRLDGQGELVEGIIRNFVLDGVLQLKDQQIVSNPMTVRSDKLRGKLIMVADLKTGRYDFGLDGQISGLAIRGLGIVDLTSKLRAIPGPKGAFTLSGNAMARMRRLDNSFLRSLGGGLPVLRSGLTLGPDGQLQFTNLHLEAPLIVLAAKGYRRRDGTFHFEGSGRHRSYGPLRLTLDGKIDRPTVDVILQSPLKALGVTDMHVHLVPDAAGYGFTAEGGSTLGPFTGNGAILLPSGGQAIVRIARVTASGVTASGDLRPVTGGLDGTLNVSGPVIGTVAFAPVNGIQRLILKLDATDASFDGPTSIAVRRGKLDATILLDPAGTSINATAQARGVRVGAISIGRLAANAELVDGSGKVRASVSGQRGRLFDLTGEAQVEPGRIQIQASGTIDKRPIRLTRAAIFTRTQDGWRLDPASISFAGGSLQLGGELSGQTTSIEARLEKLPLSLLDIAYDNLGLGGTATGSLSYVHTRGDMPTGKAELRVRGLSRSGLSLSSRPVDAGVNAVLSHDRLATRMIFVADGQTIGRAQALLTPLGSEGSLVERLNRAPLFAQLRYNGTADTLWRLTGVEIVDISGPVSVTADARGTLGDPVITGALATDGAAINSPVTGMRLHDVKARGRFSGAQLVMTDFSATAQNGGSVTGTGSFTFMGLGGVGMDLRLQAENAALLERDDIAATVTGPITLNSTGKGGTIGGDLILNRSRFTMGRAAAVAQIPELRVIEINRRGDEIERPRTIAPWVLAIKARARNRLIVTGLGLESEWRADLDIGGTVASPAIAGTATLVRGTYDFAGRRFDLKEGKIQFDGRTPVNPTLDIDAEANVSDLTATIHVGGTGLKPVITFTSVPALPQDELLSRILFGTSIVNLSAPEALQLASAVGSLQGQGGLDPINAVRRAAGLDRLRIIAADPNQGQGTSIAAGKYLTRKTYVELITDGQGYSATRIEYQVTRWLSLLAAISTLGRESANVRVSKDY; via the coding sequence ATGGCGCCAGATTCGCCCGCCGCCCCGCCGCGCCGCCGCCGCGCCTGGGATAGCCGCTGGCAACGCTGGGTCGCGGGCATCATCGCCACGCTGCTGCTGATCGTGGCGGGTGCGCTGGCCTGGCTCGACACCACGTCCGGCCACCGCTTCCTCGTTGCCCGGATCGCCCGGATCAGCCCGCCTTCGGGCCTGCGCATCCATGTCGACCGGATAGAGGGCAGCATCTACCGCAAGGCGATCCTCCACGGCCTCACCCTGTCCGATCCCAAGGGCGCCTTCCTCGACGCGTCCAGGGTGGAACTGGACTGGTGGCCCTTCGCCTGGGCCTATAACCGGCTGGACATCGACCGCCTCGTCATACCGCAGGCGACCCTGCACAAGCTGCCGAAACTCAACCCCAGCGAGCGGCAGGGGCCGATCCTGCCCGGTTTCGACATCCGCCTGATGCAATTTTCCGTCGGCCGCCTGATCATCGACCGGGGCGTCACCGGGAAGGTGCAACAGGCCACGCTGTCGGGCGACGCCGACATTCGCGGCGGCCGCGCCATCATAGACCTTTCGGCCCGCGTGCTGAATGGCGAGGATGCGCTCAACATTGCGCTCGACAGCCGCCCGGACGACGACAGGTTCGACCTGGACGTCACGGTCAACGCCCCCAAGGGAGGCGTGCTGGCGGTCATGGCGGGCCTGCGGCAGGACGCCAACCTGCGCATCCATGGCAGGGGTAGCTGGACCCGATGGGACGGGCGCCTGGCGGGCACGCTCGACAGCGAACCCGCCATCGACCTGAAGCTCGCGGCCCGCAGCGGAAACTATGCCGCCACCGGCACCATCGAAGGCTCCGCCATAGCGGGGCAGGGCCTGTTCCAGCGACTCTCCGCCCCCCGCCTCACCATTCAGGCCAGCGGATCGATGACCGACCGGGTGATCGACGGCAAGCTCTCGCTCCGCTCCACCGCGATCGACCTCAGCGCCGACGGCGGCATCGACCTGCGCAACAATGCGCTCGATAATCTGCTTGTCGATGTGAAGCTCGCCCGCCCGCAGGCGCTGCTCAAGTCGATGAATGGCCGCGACATCGCCGCCCGCATCCGCCTGGACGGTCCGCTGGGGGCGTTCGGCTATGAATATCTGCTGACGGCGAAGCAACTGGCCTTCGGCAAGACCGTGATCCACGATGTCCGCGCCGACGGGAAGGGGCGCAAGGCCAGGGGCGGTCCCGCGCTGATCCCCGTCCACCTGCGCGCCCGCCGCCTGGACGGGCAGGGCGAACTGGTCGAAGGCATCATCCGCAATTTCGTCCTGGACGGGGTGCTGCAACTCAAGGATCAGCAGATCGTCAGCAACCCGATGACGGTGCGATCCGACAAGCTGCGCGGCAAGCTGATCATGGTCGCGGACCTGAAGACGGGCCGTTATGATTTCGGCCTGGACGGGCAGATCAGCGGCCTTGCCATTCGCGGCCTGGGCATCGTCGACCTGACGTCGAAACTGCGCGCCATCCCCGGTCCCAAGGGCGCCTTCACGCTCAGCGGCAATGCGATGGCGCGGATGCGGCGGCTGGACAACAGCTTCCTGCGTTCGCTGGGCGGCGGCCTGCCCGTGCTGCGCAGCGGCTTGACGCTTGGGCCGGACGGGCAGCTTCAATTCACCAACCTCCATCTTGAAGCGCCGCTGATCGTCCTTGCGGCCAAGGGCTATCGCCGCCGCGACGGCACATTCCATTTCGAAGGCAGCGGCCGGCACAGAAGCTATGGCCCCCTGCGCCTGACCCTGGACGGCAAGATCGACCGCCCGACCGTCGACGTGATCCTGCAAAGTCCGTTGAAAGCACTGGGCGTCACCGACATGCACGTCCACCTCGTCCCCGACGCGGCGGGCTACGGCTTCACGGCGGAGGGCGGATCGACGCTTGGCCCCTTCACCGGTAATGGCGCGATCCTGCTGCCGTCCGGCGGCCAGGCCATCGTCCGGATCGCCCGCGTGACGGCATCCGGCGTGACCGCAAGCGGTGACCTGCGCCCGGTCACCGGCGGCCTTGACGGCACGCTCAATGTCAGCGGCCCGGTTATCGGGACCGTCGCCTTCGCGCCCGTCAACGGCATTCAGCGGCTCATCCTGAAGCTGGACGCCACTGACGCCAGCTTCGACGGCCCGACCAGCATCGCCGTCCGCCGGGGCAAGCTGGACGCGACGATCCTGCTCGATCCAGCAGGCACATCGATCAACGCCACCGCGCAGGCGCGGGGCGTGCGCGTCGGCGCGATCTCCATCGGCCGCCTTGCCGCCAACGCTGAACTGGTCGATGGCAGCGGCAAGGTCCGCGCCAGCGTCTCCGGCCAGCGCGGTCGCCTGTTCGACCTTACCGGCGAAGCGCAGGTCGAACCCGGCCGCATCCAGATCCAGGCCAGCGGCACCATCGACAAGCGCCCGATCCGGCTGACCCGCGCCGCCATCTTCACCCGCACCCAGGACGGCTGGCGCCTCGACCCCGCGTCGATCAGCTTCGCGGGCGGATCGCTCCAGCTTGGCGGGGAATTAAGCGGCCAGACCACCAGTATCGAAGCGCGCCTGGAGAAGCTGCCCCTCTCGCTGCTGGACATCGCCTATGACAATCTGGGCCTGGGTGGCACGGCCACCGGTTCGCTCAGCTATGTGCATACCCGTGGCGACATGCCCACCGGCAAGGCGGAACTGCGCGTGCGTGGCCTGTCCCGTTCCGGCCTGTCGCTCAGTTCCCGCCCGGTCGACGCAGGCGTCAATGCGGTTCTCTCCCATGACCGGCTGGCGACCCGCATGATCTTCGTCGCGGACGGCCAGACCATCGGTCGCGCCCAGGCGCTGCTGACCCCGCTTGGGTCTGAAGGCAGTTTGGTCGAGCGCCTCAACCGCGCCCCGCTCTTCGCGCAGCTTCGCTATAACGGCACCGCCGATACGCTTTGGCGTCTGACCGGGGTGGAGATTGTCGACATATCCGGCCCCGTCAGCGTCACCGCCGATGCGCGGGGCACGCTGGGCGACCCGGTCATCACTGGCGCGCTCGCCACCGATGGCGCTGCGATCAACAGCCCCGTCACCGGCATGCGCCTGCACGACGTCAAGGCGCGGGGGCGCTTCTCCGGCGCGCAACTGGTCATGACCGATTTCAGCGCCACCGCGCAAAATGGCGGCAGCGTCACCGGCACCGGCAGCTTCACCTTCATGGGGCTGGGGGGCGTCGGCATGGACCTGCGCCTTCAGGCTGAAAACGCCGCCCTGCTGGAGCGTGACGATATCGCCGCCACCGTCACCGGCCCGATCACGCTCAATTCCACCGGCAAGGGCGGTACCATCGGCGGCGACCTGATCCTCAATCGCAGCCGCTTCACCATGGGCCGCGCCGCCGCCGTGGCGCAAATCCCCGAACTCAGGGTCATCGAGATCAACCGGCGCGGCGATGAGATAGAGCGCCCTCGCACCATCGCCCCCTGGGTGCTGGCGATCAAGGCGCGCGCCCGCAACCGGTTGATCGTAACGGGCCTCGGCCTCGAAAGCGAATGGCGCGCCGATCTCGACATTGGCGGCACCGTCGCCAGCCCCGCCATAGCGGGCACCGCCACCCTCGTTCGCGGCACCTATGATTTCGCGGGCCGCCGCTTCGATCTGAAGGAAGGCAAGATCCAGTTCGACGGCCGCACGCCCGTCAACCCGACGCTGGATATCGATGCGGAGGCGAATGTCAGCGACCTGACCGCCACCATCCATGTCGGCGGCACCGGCCTGAAACCCGTCATCACCTTCACCAGCGTCCCAGCGTTGCCGCAGGATGAACTGCTGTCCCGCATCCTGTTCGGCACGTCCATCGTCAACCTGTCCGCGCCCGAAGCGCTGCAACTCGCCTCGGCGGTCGGCTCGCTCCAGGGGCAGGGCGGCCTCGACCCGATCAACGCCGTGCGCAGGGCGGCGGGCCTCGACCGGCTGCGCATCATCGCCGCCGATCCGAATCAGGGGCAGGGTACGTCCATCGCGGCGGGCAAATATCTGACGCGCAAGACCTATGTGGAACTGATCACCGACGGGCAGGGCTATTCCGCCACCCGCATCGAATATCAGGTCACGCGCTGGCTCTCGCTGCTCGCCGCCATCTCCACGCTTGGCCGTGAAAGCGCCAACGTCCGCGTTTCGAAGGATTATTAA
- a CDS encoding autotransporter assembly complex protein TamA codes for MNTGLRTCRRISGLPQAARCFLAPLLLLAPVAYAQTAPQTGAPSDPDPALAPMPDIGVDWPDMGQPDAVTPMVELPPETPDAQQKAEAPEASDEPAEEAVTFADTGEERRYTVTLTGVEEIADVQFNTRFNELSALHLGKGEPANLAQINRRIKEDSDLLDRLLRAKGYYAARVRGGVAAPPPGGDKLAVTLRIVPGARYLLSSVDLTGLETTGEREAKLRAAFPPKPGDPVDADAILAGRESLAVALAENGFPFGKVDEPEVRIDHEERKGDLDIVVNPGAYRTFGKIVMGDRRLFSARHVQRIARFHPGDPYMASDVEDLRQALVATGLVSSLTMTPKDAGDGEHVDLAIDAKPAPLRTIAGELGYGTGEGYRAEVSWTHRNFFPPEGAVTLRGVVGTQEQTASFTYRRNNFRRRDNVLTGLLSVSNIRRDAYDARTVTLSGSLERQTNILFQKKWVWRIGGELIASDEADAFSNGNRRTFLISAVPLSLTYDGSDDLLNPTRGFRLGGRLSPELSFQNTTFGYARVQLDGSVYQPMNERIVLAARARFGTILGSTVDRIAPSRRFYAGGGASVRGYGYQAIGPRYGPDDDPVGGKSLAEFSLESRIRFGNFGVVPFVDAGNISTSFLPRFRDLRIGAGLGVRYYSSFGPIRIDVGTPLNPQSGDPKVAVYVSLGQAF; via the coding sequence ATGAACACCGGTTTGCGGACCTGCCGCCGCATTTCAGGCCTTCCGCAAGCTGCCCGATGCTTTCTCGCGCCGCTGCTTCTGCTCGCGCCCGTCGCCTATGCGCAGACGGCGCCCCAGACCGGCGCCCCGTCCGATCCCGATCCCGCCCTTGCGCCGATGCCCGATATTGGCGTCGACTGGCCCGACATGGGCCAGCCGGACGCCGTCACTCCGATGGTCGAACTGCCGCCCGAAACCCCCGACGCGCAGCAAAAGGCCGAGGCACCGGAAGCCTCCGACGAACCGGCAGAGGAGGCCGTCACTTTCGCGGACACGGGTGAGGAGCGCCGCTACACCGTCACGCTGACCGGCGTGGAAGAAATTGCCGACGTCCAGTTCAACACCCGCTTCAATGAATTATCGGCCCTGCATCTGGGGAAGGGGGAACCCGCCAACCTCGCCCAGATCAACCGTCGCATCAAGGAGGACAGCGACCTGCTGGACCGCCTGCTGCGCGCCAAGGGCTATTATGCCGCCCGAGTCCGTGGTGGGGTCGCCGCGCCGCCGCCGGGCGGCGACAAGTTGGCCGTCACCCTTCGGATCGTGCCGGGCGCCCGCTATCTTCTCTCCTCCGTCGATCTGACGGGCCTGGAAACCACCGGCGAGCGTGAAGCGAAATTGCGGGCCGCATTCCCGCCCAAGCCCGGCGATCCCGTCGATGCCGATGCCATTCTTGCGGGCCGGGAATCGCTGGCGGTCGCGCTTGCGGAAAACGGCTTCCCCTTCGGCAAGGTGGACGAACCGGAAGTCCGCATCGACCATGAAGAACGCAAGGGCGATCTGGATATCGTCGTCAATCCCGGCGCCTATCGCACCTTCGGCAAGATCGTCATGGGCGATCGGAGATTGTTCAGCGCCCGCCATGTCCAGCGCATCGCCCGTTTCCACCCCGGCGACCCCTATATGGCGTCGGACGTGGAGGATTTGCGGCAGGCGCTGGTCGCCACAGGCCTGGTTTCCTCCCTGACGATGACGCCGAAGGACGCGGGCGACGGCGAGCATGTCGACCTGGCCATCGACGCCAAACCTGCGCCATTGCGCACTATCGCGGGCGAATTGGGTTACGGCACGGGCGAGGGCTATCGCGCGGAAGTGAGCTGGACCCATCGCAATTTCTTCCCGCCCGAAGGCGCCGTGACCCTGCGCGGCGTGGTCGGCACGCAGGAGCAGACGGCCTCCTTCACCTATCGCCGCAACAATTTCCGCCGCCGCGACAATGTGCTGACGGGCCTGCTGTCGGTCAGCAATATCAGGCGCGACGCCTATGATGCCCGCACCGTCACCCTGTCGGGGTCGCTGGAGCGCCAGACCAACATCCTCTTCCAGAAGAAATGGGTCTGGCGCATCGGCGGCGAACTGATCGCCTCCGACGAGGCTGATGCGTTCAGCAACGGCAACCGCCGCACCTTCCTTATTAGCGCCGTTCCCCTAAGCCTCACCTATGACGGCAGCGACGACCTGCTGAACCCCACCAGAGGGTTCCGCCTGGGTGGCCGCCTCAGCCCCGAACTTTCCTTCCAGAACACGACCTTTGGCTATGCCCGCGTGCAACTTGACGGCAGCGTCTATCAACCGATGAACGAGCGCATCGTGCTTGCCGCCCGCGCCCGTTTCGGCACGATCCTGGGGTCGACCGTCGACCGCATCGCTCCGTCGCGGCGCTTCTATGCGGGCGGCGGCGCGTCGGTGCGCGGCTATGGCTATCAGGCGATCGGACCGCGCTACGGCCCGGATGACGATCCGGTCGGCGGCAAGAGCCTGGCCGAATTCTCGCTGGAATCGCGCATACGCTTCGGCAATTTCGGCGTCGTGCCCTTTGTCGACGCGGGGAATATCTCGACCAGCTTCCTGCCCCGCTTCCGCGACCTGCGCATCGGCGCGGGGCTGGGCGTGCGCTATTACAGCAGCTTCGGCCCGATCCGCATCGACGTCGGCACGCCGCTCAACCCGCAGTCTGGCGATCCGAAGGTCGCCGTCTACGTCTCGCTGGGACAGGCCTTCTGA
- a CDS encoding DEAD/DEAH box helicase: MTFADLGLSDELLKAVTEAGYDTPTPIQAQAIPPVLMMKDIIGIAQTGTGKTASFVLPMIDILAHGRARALMPRSLILEPTRELAAQVAENFEKYGKYHKLNMALLIGGVQMGDQLKALEKGVDVLIATPGRLMDLFQRGKILLNGCSMLVIDEADRMLDMGFIPDIEEICTKLPAQRQTLLFSATMPPVIKKLADRFLSNPKSIEVARPATASTNITQRLVKVDSRKKREALRAMLEAEDVLSAVIFCNRKTTVRDLNKSLQRHGFKSGEIHGDIDQSARIAELERFRAGTVNILVASDVAARGLDIKGVSHVFNFDAPWHPDDYVHRIGRTGRAGAKGVAYTFVTADDAEAIDNIQKLIKQQIETIDAPMAAAPAERAVEEPRKADRERRPDRKSEKRRDERRHEEPRAARPEGNGARPRRYESVDDGPDVGWNGPVPEFLSVGFSA; this comes from the coding sequence ATGACTTTTGCCGATCTCGGCCTTTCCGACGAATTATTGAAGGCCGTAACCGAGGCCGGATATGACACGCCCACGCCCATCCAGGCGCAGGCGATCCCGCCCGTGCTGATGATGAAGGACATTATCGGCATCGCCCAGACGGGGACGGGCAAGACCGCCAGCTTCGTGCTGCCGATGATTGACATATTGGCCCACGGCCGCGCCCGCGCCCTGATGCCGCGATCGCTGATCCTGGAGCCGACCCGCGAACTCGCCGCCCAGGTGGCGGAGAATTTCGAGAAATACGGGAAATATCACAAGCTCAACATGGCGCTGCTGATTGGCGGCGTGCAAATGGGCGATCAGCTCAAAGCCCTGGAAAAGGGCGTCGACGTGCTGATCGCGACGCCAGGCCGCCTGATGGACCTGTTCCAGCGGGGCAAGATCCTGCTCAACGGCTGCAGCATGCTGGTGATCGACGAAGCCGACCGGATGCTCGACATGGGCTTCATCCCGGATATCGAGGAAATCTGCACCAAGCTGCCCGCCCAGCGGCAGACCCTGCTGTTTTCCGCGACCATGCCGCCGGTGATCAAGAAACTGGCCGACCGGTTCCTGAGCAATCCCAAGTCGATCGAGGTGGCGCGGCCCGCGACGGCCTCGACCAACATCACCCAGCGGCTGGTGAAGGTCGATTCGCGCAAGAAGCGTGAGGCCCTGCGCGCCATGCTGGAGGCCGAGGACGTGCTGAGCGCGGTGATCTTCTGCAACCGCAAGACGACGGTGCGTGACCTTAACAAGAGCCTCCAGCGCCATGGCTTCAAGTCGGGCGAGATTCACGGCGACATCGACCAGTCGGCGCGGATCGCGGAACTGGAGCGGTTCCGGGCGGGGACGGTGAACATATTGGTGGCGTCGGACGTGGCGGCGCGCGGGCTGGACATCAAGGGCGTGAGCCATGTGTTCAACTTCGACGCGCCCTGGCATCCGGACGATTATGTGCACCGCATCGGCCGCACCGGCCGGGCAGGGGCGAAGGGGGTCGCCTATACCTTCGTGACGGCGGACGATGCCGAGGCGATCGACAATATCCAGAAGCTGATCAAGCAGCAGATCGAGACGATCGACGCGCCGATGGCGGCTGCTCCGGCGGAACGCGCCGTGGAGGAGCCGCGCAAGGCGGACAGGGAACGGCGGCCAGACCGCAAGTCCGAAAAGCGCCGCGACGAACGGCGTCATGAAGAACCGCGTGCGGCCCGTCCGGAAGGCAATGGCGCTCGCCCGCGTCGGTACGAATCGGTCGACGATGGCCCGGATGTCGGCTGGAACGGCCCGGTGCCGGAGTTTCTGTCGGTGGGTTTCAGCGCTTAG